From Bacillus sp. Bos-x628, the proteins below share one genomic window:
- a CDS encoding YceG family protein, with protein MSYKEINVFHIRADQEAWKNLIKKPLPERDGFVKDEHTLSFPHLAARVLGTPHDATDYFIYLHELYETDGIHILSEVLDRRIEQEHFQALQRIHLINQKEKGLSVSRFVAFLDGEKLIVRHPNPVMNRHIRLSLIKVFEHFKHQHEGGFQHPDFRRVLLDVVKFSNNHLGKWLKEVNIEEKMPVVIWYGEANKSQLYFLYYLMLIGCDVVLFHPEGKDPFQELDPEEKLTFIDQYPGTSKLEPFPIEKPERKSTVAYRSTRELEEVLHTEDSMLYKPWQFRDHTPYSITLKTTYDELFLIAKERSFIRPNFKADRESIQIPNLFAKMMGVTRDKREYWDRIHTLMEWKETKTIRHFPFTKEVTSNYQFHYQHALSSAGEIDPELLMRSNVWQFSHLYEGTQRAIAEAISRICKHPKLLREGNETELDVQIYLFKQILHVSQDIIELIQTFDYAQTVPKVILYHTEYNGELTRSDAATLIFLNEMGVDLFVYHPAGYQCIERFIDDQLFDTHWLDEMVMNQEFKEPSIVRKLFQSIKNR; from the coding sequence ATGAGCTATAAAGAGATCAATGTCTTCCATATACGGGCGGATCAGGAAGCTTGGAAAAATCTAATCAAAAAGCCGCTACCTGAACGAGACGGCTTTGTAAAGGACGAGCATACCTTATCATTTCCGCATCTCGCCGCCCGCGTACTTGGAACTCCACATGATGCAACCGATTACTTTATTTATTTACATGAATTATATGAAACAGACGGCATCCATATTTTAAGTGAAGTGCTTGATCGTCGTATTGAGCAGGAGCATTTTCAAGCACTTCAGCGCATTCATTTGATTAATCAAAAAGAAAAGGGATTGTCTGTCAGCCGCTTTGTGGCTTTTCTAGACGGGGAGAAGCTGATTGTGCGCCATCCTAATCCTGTAATGAATCGGCATATCCGCCTTTCGCTCATCAAGGTTTTTGAGCATTTTAAACATCAGCATGAGGGCGGGTTTCAGCATCCTGACTTTCGCAGGGTCTTATTGGATGTGGTGAAGTTTTCAAATAATCATTTAGGGAAATGGCTAAAGGAAGTGAACATAGAAGAAAAGATGCCGGTTGTCATTTGGTATGGAGAGGCGAATAAAAGTCAGCTTTATTTTCTCTATTATTTAATGCTGATTGGCTGTGATGTTGTGCTGTTTCATCCAGAAGGCAAGGATCCATTTCAAGAATTAGATCCAGAGGAAAAGCTGACTTTTATTGATCAGTACCCAGGTACTTCAAAGCTCGAACCTTTTCCTATAGAAAAGCCCGAGAGAAAATCGACGGTGGCGTATCGCTCTACAAGAGAGCTTGAAGAGGTTCTCCACACAGAGGATTCCATGTTGTATAAGCCATGGCAATTTAGAGATCATACACCTTATTCCATTACATTAAAGACTACGTATGACGAGCTATTTTTAATTGCCAAGGAACGTTCCTTTATCCGCCCTAATTTCAAAGCGGATCGGGAATCCATACAGATTCCAAATCTCTTTGCGAAAATGATGGGGGTTACGAGGGACAAGCGTGAATATTGGGACCGTATCCACACATTAATGGAGTGGAAGGAGACAAAGACAATCCGTCATTTTCCTTTTACAAAAGAGGTAACGTCGAATTATCAATTTCATTATCAGCATGCGCTATCTTCTGCTGGAGAGATTGATCCTGAATTATTAATGAGAAGTAATGTCTGGCAGTTTTCTCACTTATATGAAGGCACACAACGCGCTATCGCTGAGGCGATTTCTCGAATATGTAAACATCCGAAGCTTTTACGAGAAGGAAATGAAACCGAATTAGATGTTCAAATTTATCTTTTTAAGCAAATCTTGCATGTAAGCCAAGATATCATTGAACTCATTCAAACATTTGATTATGCACAAACCGTTCCGAAGGTGATTTTATACCATACCGAATATAATGGAGAGCTGACTCGTTCTGATGCGGCTACATTGATCTTTCTAAATGAAATGGGTGTAGATCTTTTTGTGTATCATCCAGCGGGATATCAGTGTATCGAACGTTTTATAGATGACCAATTATTTGATACTCATTGGTTAGATGAAATGGTCATGAATCAGGAGTTTAAGGAGCCGTCCATCGTCAGAAAATTATTTCAATCCATTAAAAACCGATAA
- a CDS encoding toxic anion resistance protein, whose protein sequence is MTNTNGNDIISIDKEEISIEKADDIRIQLRNEPEVQNMAKQIDVKNQLELLEYGKQPAVEISKFSDRILSMMRSTSVTDSGTMLTQLGKIMDRFDKNDFDEPKGGLLSKIFKRGGSMIEKIFSKYQTLGAEIEKINVEISKYKDEMTKSTVTLEEMYERNIQYYLELEKYVVAGQMKIEELKQLLPSYEEKAASGNQLAQMELDTLRNGIQALEERVYDLDMARMVALQTAPQIRLLQRGNTKLIGKINSAFIITIPIFKNGIIQAVTAKRQKLVAESMSELDRRTNEMLKRNAENISSQSVEIAKLSGRPSIDIETIESSFNTIVQGMKETKQIEDENKRLREEGTKRILELQDRIKRAALES, encoded by the coding sequence ATGACAAATACAAACGGAAATGACATCATTTCAATTGATAAAGAAGAAATTAGTATTGAGAAAGCGGATGACATTCGTATTCAGCTTCGCAACGAACCAGAGGTGCAAAATATGGCGAAGCAAATTGATGTCAAAAATCAGCTAGAGCTTCTTGAATACGGAAAACAGCCAGCTGTAGAAATCTCAAAATTCTCTGATCGTATTCTATCCATGATGCGTTCAACGAGTGTAACAGATTCTGGCACAATGCTCACACAACTGGGGAAAATTATGGATCGCTTTGATAAAAATGATTTTGACGAACCAAAAGGAGGTTTATTGTCAAAAATCTTTAAGCGTGGCGGCAGCATGATTGAAAAGATTTTCAGTAAATATCAAACGCTTGGTGCAGAAATTGAAAAAATTAATGTAGAAATCAGTAAATATAAGGACGAAATGACCAAGTCCACGGTGACTCTTGAAGAGATGTATGAGCGTAACATTCAATACTATTTGGAGCTTGAAAAGTATGTGGTTGCCGGTCAAATGAAAATCGAGGAATTAAAGCAATTGCTTCCGTCTTATGAGGAAAAGGCTGCTAGTGGGAATCAACTGGCACAAATGGAACTTGATACGCTCCGTAACGGCATTCAGGCGCTTGAAGAACGTGTGTATGACCTTGATATGGCTCGGATGGTGGCCCTTCAAACGGCACCACAAATTCGTTTGCTACAGCGTGGTAACACAAAATTGATCGGGAAGATCAACTCAGCCTTTATTATTACTATTCCAATTTTCAAAAATGGAATTATTCAAGCTGTCACTGCTAAAAGACAAAAGCTTGTGGCTGAATCTATGAGTGAGCTAGACAGAAGAACGAATGAAATGCTCAAAAGAAATGCTGAAAATATCTCGAGTCAAAGTGTTGAGATTGCCAAATTATCTGGTCGTCCAAGCATCGACATTGAGACCATTGAATCATCTTTTAATACAATTGTACAAGGAATGAAAGAAACAAAACAGATCGAAGATGAAAACAAACGATTAAGAGAAGAAGGCACAAAACGGATCCTTGAACTTCAAGATCGCATTAAGCGTGCTGCACTAGAGTCCTAA
- a CDS encoding HAD family hydrolase, whose protein sequence is MTRIAFASDLDRTLIYSQRMIQQYPYDGAYELVELLDERPLSYMSVETKKSLKAIHQAGCFMPVTTRTTAQYERITCFQEELKPEYAVTMNGGCILHYGKPLEDWQAIVDERLRLCMPVREMLRAISALPISSWVKRTRTAEGRFFYLIMKDEYITQIPLAELRMWGEERGWQVSLQGLKLYFIPQPLNKWTAVAFLRERLQLEHVFGAGDSLLDAELIRQADTGFVPRHGEVLDFDQSLEPTLASGMAAADEITACVAEQMVTVKKPSIH, encoded by the coding sequence ATGACGAGGATTGCGTTTGCGAGTGATTTAGACCGAACACTGATTTATTCACAGCGAATGATTCAGCAGTATCCTTATGACGGAGCGTATGAATTAGTAGAATTGCTTGATGAACGTCCGTTATCCTACATGTCTGTTGAAACGAAAAAGTCCTTAAAGGCGATCCATCAAGCAGGTTGTTTCATGCCAGTGACAACAAGAACGACCGCACAGTATGAACGAATTACTTGTTTTCAAGAAGAGCTCAAGCCGGAGTATGCGGTCACGATGAATGGAGGCTGCATCCTTCATTACGGCAAGCCGCTTGAAGATTGGCAGGCCATTGTGGATGAGAGGTTAAGGCTGTGTATGCCGGTGAGAGAGATGCTGCGGGCGATTTCCGCTCTGCCGATTTCATCTTGGGTCAAGCGTACTCGAACGGCAGAGGGAAGGTTTTTTTATTTGATCATGAAAGATGAGTATATTACTCAAATTCCGCTTGCTGAATTGAGGATGTGGGGCGAAGAAAGAGGCTGGCAAGTTTCGCTTCAGGGGCTAAAGCTTTATTTTATTCCACAGCCGCTCAATAAATGGACTGCTGTTGCTTTTCTAAGGGAAAGGCTTCAGCTTGAACATGTATTTGGCGCGGGTGACTCTTTGTTAGATGCTGAGCTCATTCGTCAGGCTGATACTGGATTTGTGCCAAGACATGGGGAAGTCCTAGATTTTGACCAGTCGCTTGAGCCGACATTGGCTTCTGGGATGGCTGCAGCGGATGAGATAACCGCATGTGTGGCTGAGCAGATGGTAACAGTAAAAAAGCCTTCGATTCATTAG
- the opuAB gene encoding glycine/proline betaine ABC transporter permease subunit OpuAB has protein sequence MSDLPRIPFADYIDQFVDWLTLTFGGFFDGITNGLAGTVNGIVSVLGVIPSIILTLIFAGLAWWISTRGVALFTLIGFLLIDYLGYWQPMLQTLALVVTAVIISIVIGVPIGIWASQQETVRKIVTPILDLMQTMPAFVYLLPAIFFFNIGVVPGVVASVIFSMPPTIRMTILGIKQVPADLIEATEAFGSTTFQRLFKVQLPLATKTILAGINQSIMLALSMVVIAAMVGAPGLGSEVYSAVTQLKTGIGFEAGIAIVIVAITLDRITQNIKVKKNRGNA, from the coding sequence ATGAGTGATTTACCTAGAATACCATTTGCGGATTATATCGATCAGTTTGTTGACTGGTTAACATTAACCTTTGGTGGTTTTTTTGATGGTATTACAAATGGTTTAGCAGGAACTGTTAACGGTATTGTTTCAGTGCTTGGTGTCATTCCATCTATTATTTTAACATTGATTTTTGCAGGGCTTGCATGGTGGATCAGTACAAGAGGAGTTGCTCTTTTTACACTTATTGGGTTTTTGCTGATCGACTATTTAGGATACTGGCAGCCAATGCTTCAAACGCTCGCACTCGTTGTGACAGCCGTTATTATTTCGATTGTGATTGGAGTTCCAATTGGAATCTGGGCTTCTCAGCAAGAAACAGTGCGTAAAATTGTGACACCGATTTTAGATTTAATGCAGACAATGCCGGCGTTCGTCTATCTATTACCGGCGATCTTCTTCTTTAACATTGGGGTCGTTCCTGGAGTTGTGGCATCTGTTATTTTCTCCATGCCGCCAACGATTCGTATGACGATTCTCGGGATTAAACAAGTACCGGCAGATTTAATTGAAGCGACAGAAGCGTTTGGTTCAACAACATTCCAGCGTTTATTCAAAGTCCAGCTTCCACTTGCAACAAAAACCATTCTAGCTGGGATTAATCAAAGTATCATGCTTGCCCTGTCAATGGTTGTAATCGCCGCAATGGTTGGTGCGCCAGGACTTGGTTCAGAAGTATACAGTGCGGTGACGCAACTGAAAACAGGTATTGGTTTTGAAGCTGGGATCGCCATTGTTATTGTTGCAATTACACTTGATCGTATTACACAAAACATAAAAGTGAAAAAAAACAGGGGGAATGCTTAA
- a CDS encoding alpha/beta hydrolase, translating into MLSIDRKPMMMFLHGGGVSSWMWKEQVEKLNEAYECYTPDLIGRGTRANVQPFSMRESAYEIISWIEQQAHGQVIILVGFSLGAQIVVDILSRKPDLVDIAVINSALVIPLPWLYLLVKPILPLTYPLLKKDWFIQLQAEKLGIPSSAVNHYVNDSKHLLKETLQTMFRENLHYKLPKTFQQAKARILVTVGEKERGIMQRSAKQLTNAHPRATGVIIPNIGHTFPFEKIELFTEMVTCFVEGRDLPAELREIRQKKGQS; encoded by the coding sequence GTGTTGTCGATAGATCGTAAACCAATGATGATGTTCTTGCATGGCGGAGGGGTTAGTAGCTGGATGTGGAAGGAACAGGTCGAGAAATTGAATGAAGCGTACGAGTGCTACACTCCTGATTTAATAGGTCGTGGGACAAGGGCAAATGTACAGCCTTTTTCGATGAGGGAAAGTGCCTATGAAATTATCTCTTGGATCGAGCAACAGGCGCATGGCCAAGTGATTATTCTAGTTGGCTTCTCGCTTGGTGCGCAGATCGTCGTTGACATTTTATCTAGGAAGCCGGATTTAGTGGATATTGCAGTGATCAATAGTGCCCTTGTCATCCCTTTACCATGGCTCTACCTGCTCGTCAAACCCATTTTACCTCTTACGTACCCGCTGCTAAAAAAGGATTGGTTTATTCAGCTTCAAGCTGAGAAACTAGGAATTCCAAGCAGTGCAGTGAATCACTATGTAAATGATTCTAAACATTTGTTAAAGGAAACCCTTCAAACGATGTTTCGAGAAAATCTTCATTACAAGCTCCCGAAGACCTTCCAACAAGCGAAGGCACGTATTCTCGTCACAGTGGGAGAAAAAGAAAGAGGCATCATGCAACGATCAGCGAAACAATTAACAAACGCACACCCTAGAGCAACAGGAGTCATCATTCCAAACATTGGGCACACATTTCCCTTTGAAAAGATAGAACTTTTTACTGAAATGGTCACTTGCTTTGTGGAGGGGCGTGATTTGCCCGCAGAATTGAGGGAAATCAGGCAAAAAAAGGGGCAGTCATGA
- the opuAA gene encoding glycine/proline betaine ABC transporter ATP-binding protein OpuAA, producing the protein MNSEEKNIKIKINNVSKIFGKNAKKASQMLEQGKTKREILKETGATVGVNRANFDVYDGEIFVIMGLSGSGKSTLVRMLNRLIEPTSGEIYIDGDMITNMSKDQLREVRRKKISMVFQNFALFPHRTILENTEYGLELQGVDKEKRRQKALESLKLVGLEGFEDQYPNQLSGGMQQRVGLARALANDPDILLMDEAFSALDPLIRKDMQDELLDLHTSVGKTIVFITHDLDEALRIGDRIVLMKDGNIVQIGTPEEILMNPSNEYVERFVEDVDLSKVLTAGHIMKRAETVQIDKGARVALMLMKNLGISSIYAVDKKKHLLGVISARAAKKAAEEGMSLETVLDKEFTTVLESTYLTEIFDAVSDATNIPIAVVDEKNRMKGIVVRGALIGALSGNDEYINMSDNQEEVKAQEPSAQEVE; encoded by the coding sequence ATGAATTCTGAAGAGAAAAACATCAAGATCAAGATAAATAATGTATCTAAAATTTTCGGTAAAAATGCGAAAAAAGCATCTCAAATGCTTGAACAAGGGAAGACAAAAAGAGAAATCCTAAAAGAGACCGGCGCAACAGTTGGTGTCAATCGAGCAAATTTTGATGTATATGACGGAGAGATATTTGTCATCATGGGGCTATCAGGGAGCGGAAAGTCCACACTTGTGCGGATGCTAAATAGGTTAATCGAACCAACCTCCGGGGAAATTTATATTGATGGGGATATGATAACAAATATGTCAAAGGATCAATTGCGTGAAGTCAGACGGAAGAAGATCAGTATGGTCTTCCAAAACTTTGCATTGTTCCCGCATCGTACAATTCTAGAAAACACTGAATACGGACTTGAATTGCAAGGTGTGGACAAAGAAAAGCGTCGGCAAAAAGCGCTTGAATCTTTAAAGCTTGTTGGACTTGAAGGCTTTGAAGATCAGTATCCTAATCAATTAAGTGGTGGTATGCAGCAGCGTGTAGGATTGGCACGTGCACTTGCAAATGACCCTGATATTTTATTAATGGATGAAGCATTCAGCGCACTCGATCCATTAATTCGTAAAGACATGCAGGATGAATTGCTAGATCTTCATACATCTGTAGGAAAAACGATTGTTTTCATCACCCATGATTTAGATGAAGCGCTTCGTATCGGCGATCGCATTGTTCTTATGAAGGACGGAAATATCGTTCAAATTGGTACACCAGAAGAGATCCTTATGAATCCTTCTAACGAATATGTAGAACGTTTCGTTGAAGATGTTGACCTTTCTAAAGTATTAACCGCTGGTCATATTATGAAACGTGCAGAAACAGTTCAAATCGACAAAGGGGCACGTGTTGCCTTGATGCTGATGAAGAATCTTGGGATTTCTTCTATTTACGCCGTAGACAAGAAAAAGCATTTATTAGGTGTTATTTCTGCACGAGCAGCAAAAAAAGCGGCAGAAGAGGGTATGTCGCTTGAAACTGTTCTTGATAAAGAATTCACAACGGTATTGGAGTCTACGTATTTGACAGAGATTTTCGATGCTGTATCTGATGCGACAAATATTCCAATTGCTGTTGTAGACGAGAAAAACAGAATGAAGGGTATTGTGGTAAGAGGTGCATTGATTGGTGCTTTATCAGGTAATGATGAGTACATCAACATGTCCGACAACCAAGAGGAAGTCAAAGCACAAGAGCCTTCTGCACAGGAGGTAGAATAA
- a CDS encoding DUF2651 family protein, protein MALVLFTLPLLYLAWGMIGYLIFKKVYVVLMITFITSTIFIFAYTGFDISNMYWVAIVTFLSMCTSVITKILRYISNRYKKA, encoded by the coding sequence ATGGCTCTTGTCTTATTTACATTGCCATTATTGTATTTGGCTTGGGGGATGATCGGCTATTTAATCTTTAAGAAGGTCTATGTGGTACTCATGATCACATTTATAACATCGACCATCTTCATATTTGCCTACACTGGGTTCGACATATCAAATATGTATTGGGTAGCAATTGTAACTTTTTTAAGCATGTGCACATCTGTAATAACAAAAATTTTACGATATATTTCAAATCGTTATAAAAAAGCATAG
- a CDS encoding phosphoribosyltransferase family protein, with protein sequence MEVDLYLQQGDIQLAKEHLFDMAARVNKKRAFLFVSKVLGKHIPVHPVKPLIVSGLLAMAYVKEQTGETPLIQDSLVKTLKTDDHANLTEAYDALKKEKLSSGERPIVIGFAETATALGHGVFDVLEGASYIHTTRERLFHLDPTLVFEEEHSHATDQLCYAEEELLQTSRPIILVDDEVTTGRTNINIIRDLHAKFPRNNYTILSILDWRTEEHEAALHQLQEELGIHITSLSLLKGQMVFRGKTLDEPIYSYEVHEHEERPNLSFHSLCSFFQSVPYSPRDVTDTTGHAPYIYETGRFGLNTEDSLVIDKAVYQAGLKLKQERKGKQTLCLGTGELMYVPMRVAAHMGEGVLFHATTRSPIHPVPSEGYAVKNGFTFASPEDDRIQHYVYNIPRDVYDDVFVFFEKKVSYDALLPLVHLFAERKVKHVHIVTLSDGVRVNG encoded by the coding sequence ATGGAGGTTGACCTTTATCTGCAACAAGGAGACATTCAATTGGCAAAGGAGCATCTTTTTGACATGGCGGCAAGGGTGAACAAAAAACGGGCCTTTTTATTTGTCAGTAAGGTGCTCGGTAAGCATATTCCCGTCCATCCAGTGAAACCGCTCATTGTTTCAGGTCTTTTGGCAATGGCCTATGTCAAAGAACAAACTGGCGAGACACCGCTGATTCAAGACTCTTTGGTTAAAACTTTAAAGACGGATGATCATGCTAACCTTACAGAGGCATATGATGCTCTTAAAAAGGAGAAGCTTTCTTCGGGTGAACGTCCGATTGTAATTGGTTTTGCTGAAACAGCGACAGCACTTGGTCATGGAGTTTTTGACGTACTTGAAGGAGCATCGTACATTCATACAACACGTGAACGCCTGTTTCATCTTGACCCAACATTAGTGTTTGAAGAAGAGCATTCGCATGCAACAGATCAGCTTTGTTATGCAGAGGAAGAACTTCTGCAAACAAGTCGACCCATTATTTTAGTAGATGATGAAGTCACGACAGGTCGTACGAATATCAACATCATTCGTGATCTTCATGCGAAGTTTCCAAGAAACAATTATACCATTCTCTCCATTTTGGATTGGCGTACAGAGGAGCATGAAGCGGCATTGCATCAGCTTCAGGAAGAGCTTGGTATTCACATCACATCATTGTCTTTATTAAAGGGGCAAATGGTCTTTCGCGGCAAAACATTAGATGAGCCTATTTACTCGTATGAGGTTCATGAGCATGAGGAGAGGCCTAATCTTTCTTTTCATTCACTTTGTTCTTTCTTTCAAAGTGTCCCGTATTCACCTCGTGATGTAACAGATACTACCGGTCATGCGCCATATATTTATGAAACCGGTCGATTTGGGCTGAACACAGAGGATTCCTTGGTCATAGATAAGGCGGTTTACCAAGCCGGATTGAAACTAAAGCAAGAGCGCAAGGGCAAACAAACGCTATGTTTAGGTACTGGTGAACTCATGTATGTGCCGATGAGAGTGGCTGCACATATGGGAGAAGGAGTTCTCTTTCATGCTACAACCAGAAGTCCGATTCATCCGGTACCAAGTGAAGGGTATGCTGTGAAGAATGGTTTTACGTTTGCGAGCCCAGAGGATGATCGTATTCAGCATTATGTGTACAACATACCACGAGATGTATATGATGATGTGTTTGTATTTTTCGAGAAAAAGGTCTCTTATGATGCGCTGCTTCCACTTGTTCACCTATTTGCAGAGCGGAAGGTGAAGCATGTGCATATTGTGACTTTATCAGATGGGGTGAGGGTGAATGGCTAA
- a CDS encoding cysteine protease StiP family protein, with protein MANVYTKMGSYPEQDVTFLLKDLSSIDMEKSTEERERSIQSGTHYSEMLPMEYKPTASYMTLFYQSLEESKHKVAEAVAVVAEQIVKKRGFQTVLCSLARAGTPIGVLIKRYIRKTYGLDLPHYSISIIRDRGIDENALHYMLKEHPGFEIAFIDGWTGKGAISKELQKAVIDFEQKYGIRLSSELAVLADPGYCTNVYGTREDFLIPSACLNSTVSGLVSRTVLNNRWMKADDFHGAKYYQELLDEDVSNLYVDTIEDAFSSIGSNVQKKAEAILTQGEPADWRGMTSIEAIGQEFHIKNTHLIKPGVGETTRVLLRRIPWKILIQRGAHDQLKHILLLAEDRGVPVIEYANMSYTCCGLIRPMEQSS; from the coding sequence ATGGCTAATGTGTATACAAAGATGGGAAGCTATCCAGAGCAGGATGTGACCTTTTTACTCAAGGACTTATCATCTATTGATATGGAGAAAAGCACAGAAGAGCGTGAGCGTTCGATTCAAAGTGGTACGCACTATTCTGAAATGTTGCCAATGGAGTATAAGCCGACGGCATCTTACATGACCTTATTCTATCAATCTCTTGAAGAAAGTAAGCATAAAGTGGCTGAAGCAGTAGCGGTTGTGGCAGAACAAATTGTAAAGAAGCGAGGCTTCCAAACGGTGCTTTGTAGCTTGGCGCGGGCTGGGACACCGATCGGGGTACTCATCAAACGATATATTCGAAAGACATATGGTCTCGATCTGCCTCATTACAGTATCTCTATTATTCGAGACCGAGGAATAGATGAGAATGCATTGCATTATATGCTCAAAGAACATCCGGGCTTTGAGATTGCCTTTATTGATGGCTGGACTGGTAAAGGCGCTATTTCCAAAGAGCTTCAAAAAGCTGTGATTGACTTTGAACAAAAATATGGCATTCGTCTGTCGAGTGAGCTTGCTGTGTTGGCTGACCCAGGCTATTGTACGAATGTATACGGAACAAGAGAAGATTTCCTCATTCCGAGTGCTTGTTTAAATTCGACTGTTTCTGGTCTTGTCAGTCGAACAGTATTAAACAACCGCTGGATGAAGGCCGATGATTTTCATGGGGCAAAATATTACCAAGAGTTATTAGATGAGGATGTGTCCAATCTGTATGTAGATACGATTGAAGACGCATTTTCTAGCATTGGATCAAATGTACAAAAGAAGGCGGAAGCAATTCTCACGCAAGGTGAACCCGCTGACTGGCGGGGGATGACGTCCATTGAAGCGATTGGTCAGGAGTTTCATATTAAAAATACACATTTGATTAAGCCAGGTGTTGGCGAGACAACCCGTGTGTTGCTCAGAAGAATCCCTTGGAAAATCCTGATTCAGCGAGGAGCTCACGATCAACTGAAGCATATTTTGCTTTTGGCAGAAGACAGAGGCGTACCAGTGATCGAATATGCCAATATGTCTTACACTTGCTGCGGGTTAATTCGCCCTATGGAGCAATCGTCATGA
- a CDS encoding glycine betaine ABC transporter substrate-binding protein produces MWKKFIYIGITALLVFLLAACGAQTDSNASAAQQVNKTIIGIDPGSGIMTLTDQAKKDYNLEDWTIVSASSAAMTATLKKAYDRKKPIIITGWNPHWMFSRFDLKYLDDPKKSYGEEEEIHTISRKGFANDHPDAAKMLSQFKWSQDDMGEVMIDIQDGVKPKDAAIKYVKKHKDQVAKWTKGVKKSNGEKINLAYVAWDSEIASTNVAAEVLRELGFKVTLTQVEAGPMWTAIATGSADASLSAWLPNTHKAYAAKFKGKYDDLGTSMKGLRMGLVVPTYMKNVNSIEDLKK; encoded by the coding sequence ATGTGGAAAAAGTTCATCTACATTGGGATAACCGCCCTGCTTGTCTTTTTACTAGCCGCTTGTGGAGCACAAACAGACTCCAATGCAAGTGCTGCACAGCAGGTCAATAAAACCATTATTGGGATTGATCCAGGTTCAGGGATTATGACACTGACGGACCAAGCGAAAAAAGATTATAACCTAGAGGATTGGACGATTGTTTCTGCGTCAAGTGCGGCAATGACAGCGACATTGAAGAAAGCATACGACCGTAAAAAGCCAATTATTATCACTGGCTGGAATCCACACTGGATGTTTTCCCGCTTTGATTTGAAATATTTAGATGATCCGAAGAAATCATACGGTGAAGAGGAAGAAATTCATACCATCTCACGTAAAGGATTTGCGAACGATCATCCAGACGCGGCTAAAATGCTCAGTCAGTTTAAATGGTCTCAGGATGATATGGGGGAAGTGATGATTGACATCCAAGATGGTGTCAAACCAAAGGATGCGGCCATCAAATATGTGAAAAAGCATAAAGATCAAGTCGCTAAATGGACAAAAGGCGTGAAAAAGTCAAATGGTGAAAAAATCAATCTAGCCTATGTAGCGTGGGATAGTGAGATTGCAAGTACCAATGTAGCGGCTGAAGTACTTCGTGAACTTGGTTTTAAAGTAACTTTGACTCAGGTTGAAGCAGGTCCGATGTGGACAGCAATTGCAACCGGAAGTGCAGATGCGTCATTATCCGCATGGCTGCCGAATACGCATAAAGCGTATGCAGCAAAGTTTAAAGGCAAATATGATGACCTCGGTACAAGCATGAAGGGTCTTCGAATGGGTCTGGTTGTTCCGACCTATATGAAGAATGTAAATTCAATAGAAGATTTGAAAAAATAG